In Terriglobus sp. TAA 43, a single window of DNA contains:
- a CDS encoding sodium:solute symporter family protein: protein MGFFAWVVLVAYFALMMIVGYWARKRVVNASDFFTAGGEMPWWLSGISHHMSGYSSAVFVGYAALAYTSGITVYFWWAASISLALLFGMPIFPGRWVRMRQQFHVISPLEYLKVRYDLPTQQLLGWSGAILKVFDVGAKWSASAILLHAFAGVPLLWGVILTGSVTAFYSVMGGLWADALTDLSQFVIQFIAGVSMLVATLIKLGGVSSVWQIWHLLPPDHHKPFHGDYTVIFAATYFFVNALSYNGGSWSLAQRFLASATPTAARRSALLSALLFLFWPLVLFFPMWAAPVIFPHLQDPSESYAALTKTLLPSGLIGLVLAGLFAHTMAMTSSDANAVSAVIIRDIMPVLRKGRPFADKQQLLFGRVATFSFLLISMVLALFSSHFGGVIGMVILWYGALLGPIAVPILLGLLRPFRRSGPSAAIGSCIAGALAFASLKLSAMQPWLSSHAHIANAVTVGAPLFVSLLAYIVIGVFYPSRNKDSAAFLEAINPPSERQSGDLRTALNPSSHGAS from the coding sequence ATGGGCTTCTTTGCGTGGGTAGTGCTCGTGGCCTACTTCGCTCTGATGATGATTGTTGGCTATTGGGCACGAAAGCGTGTCGTGAATGCCAGCGATTTCTTTACCGCTGGCGGTGAGATGCCCTGGTGGCTCTCAGGCATTTCGCACCATATGTCCGGATACAGTTCCGCTGTCTTCGTCGGCTACGCCGCTTTGGCTTACACGTCTGGAATCACCGTATATTTTTGGTGGGCGGCCTCAATCTCTCTTGCATTGCTCTTCGGAATGCCCATCTTCCCGGGACGCTGGGTTCGAATGAGGCAGCAGTTTCATGTCATCTCGCCTCTCGAATATCTGAAGGTGCGCTACGATCTGCCGACCCAGCAGCTTCTGGGGTGGAGCGGGGCAATTCTCAAAGTCTTCGATGTGGGGGCAAAATGGAGTGCCTCCGCGATCCTGCTTCATGCCTTCGCAGGAGTGCCTCTGCTTTGGGGAGTCATTCTGACCGGCAGCGTAACGGCATTCTATTCCGTTATGGGTGGACTCTGGGCAGATGCTCTTACCGACCTGAGCCAATTCGTTATTCAGTTCATTGCGGGCGTTTCTATGCTTGTTGCGACGCTGATTAAGCTGGGTGGTGTCAGTTCGGTCTGGCAAATATGGCATCTTCTTCCGCCCGATCACCATAAGCCATTCCACGGCGACTATACCGTTATCTTTGCCGCTACTTATTTCTTCGTGAATGCTTTGTCGTACAACGGCGGCAGCTGGAGTCTGGCACAGAGGTTTCTTGCATCGGCTACTCCGACCGCCGCGCGCAGGTCCGCTCTACTGTCAGCTCTTCTCTTTCTTTTTTGGCCGCTGGTGCTCTTCTTTCCCATGTGGGCGGCTCCCGTCATCTTTCCTCATCTGCAGGACCCATCCGAGTCCTACGCTGCGCTGACGAAGACGCTACTTCCATCAGGCCTGATTGGACTTGTACTGGCGGGCTTGTTCGCGCATACGATGGCGATGACCTCGTCCGATGCCAATGCCGTGTCGGCCGTTATTATTCGGGACATTATGCCCGTGCTTAGGAAAGGACGACCATTCGCGGATAAGCAGCAGCTTTTATTTGGCAGGGTTGCAACATTCTCGTTCCTGCTTATCAGCATGGTGTTGGCGCTGTTTTCCTCTCACTTTGGAGGGGTCATCGGAATGGTCATTCTTTGGTACGGAGCATTGCTGGGGCCTATCGCTGTTCCCATATTGTTGGGGCTCTTACGGCCTTTTCGTAGAAGTGGTCCGTCAGCGGCCATCGGTTCCTGTATCGCTGGTGCCCTCGCCTTTGCTTCTTTGAAGCTTTCTGCAATGCAGCCTTGGCTCAGCAGTCATGCGCACATCGCCAATGCGGTTACGGTGGGTGCTCCTTTGTTCGTCTCGCTATTGGCGTATATCGTGATTGGGGTTTTCTACCCTTCCAGAAACAAAGACTCCGCAGCATTCCTTGAAGCGATCAACCCTCCATCGGAGAGACAGTCTGGTGATCTCCGTACTGCCTTGAATCCGAGTAGCCACGGAGCATCATGA